In Botrytis cinerea B05.10 chromosome 6, complete sequence, the following proteins share a genomic window:
- the Bcplp2 gene encoding Bcplp2 gives MAAPMDQRINVPIDDPNADTEWNDILRAKGIIPEKPPSPTPLIEEAILEGRRLAHENRLEGKDLDELDALEDEEDDAFLEQYKKQRMAELSSISKKAKHGAVYPLSKPDYQREVTDASQDSPVLVNLTSGLGTNVESRVLTELWRRAAVEFGEVKFCEMRGDMAIEGYPDRNCPTILVYNKGDIVKQVVTLMTMGGVRVGMAEIDKLLIEIGAIKDNDMRVTKRRRDAEDEEEERQEKGGIRGSKLPNVESDDDDDW, from the coding sequence ATGGCAGCTCCCATGGATCAGAGAATCAATGTTCCTATAGATGATCCAAATGCCGATACAGAATGGAATGACATTTTGCGAGCCAAGGGTATCATTCCCGAGAAACCTCCTTCCCCCACGCCCCTTATCGAAGAGGCTATTCTCGAGGGACGTCGTCTTGCGCACGAAAACCGACTTGAAGGAAAGGATCTCGACGAACTAGATGctcttgaagatgaagaagatgatgccTTCCTCGaacaatataaaaaacaacGAATGGCAGAATTGTCATCTATATCGAAGAAAGCCAAGCACGGCGCAGTATATCCTTTATCGAAGCCTGATTATCAGAGAGAGGTTACAGATGCAAGTCAAGACTCGCCAGTATTGGTCAATCTCACGAGTGGGCTGGGAACGAATGTGGAAAGTAGGGTCTTGACTGAGTTGTGGAGGAGAGCAGCTGTTGAGTTTGGGGAAGTTAAGTTTTGCGAGATGAGGGGTGACATGGCTATTGAGGGGTATCCCGACAGAAATTGCCCTACAATACTGGTGTACAACAAAGGGGATATCGTGAAACAAGTGGTTACATTGATGACCATGGGAGGTGTGCGAGTAGGAATGGCAGAGATTGATAAGCTGCTGATTGAAATCGGAGCTATCAAGGATAACGACATGAGAGTTACGAAGCGGAGACGTGATgcagaggatgaagaagaagagcgtCAAGAGAAGGGCGGTATTCGAGGTTCGAAGCTGCCCAATGTTGAgagtgatgatgacgatgactGGTAA
- the Bcpex4 gene encoding Bcpex4 — protein MSRSPTKRILTELSAYNHSPPSASQTGIVALAPSPASILSLSAILQCPASSPPSLGYLGGRWLLSIALPTNYPIGAPIIRFVTKICHPNVKWETGEICLDVLGDKWTPVLGVVGALESIASLVAGGGDETSPLNVDIAKLRGVGDTVGARALVGWWCAEERFEGSLD, from the coding sequence ATGTCTCGGTCACCCACCAAGCGAATCCTCACCGAACTCTCCGCCTACAACCACTCCCCTCCCTCGGCCAGCCAAACGGGTATCGTAGCACTGGCCCCCTCTCCGGCctccatcctctccctctccgcCATCCTGCAATGTCCAGCCTCCTCCCCGCCCTCCCTCGGCTACCTCGGCGGTCGCTGGCTCCTCTCCATCGCGCTCCCCACCAACTACCCCATCGGCGCTCCCATCATCCGATTCGTGACGAAAATCTGCCATCCGAATGTGAAGTGGGAGACGGGCGAGATTTGTCTGGATGTGCTGGGCGATAAGTGGACGCCGGTTTTGGGGGTTGTTGGCGCGTTGGAATCGATTGCGTCGTTAGTTGCCGGGGGCGGAGATGAGACGAGTCCGTTGAATGTGGATATTGCGAAGTTGAGGGGGGTGGGGGATACGGTGGGTGCGAGGGCGCTGGTTGGGTGGTGGTGTGCGGAGGAGAGGTTTGAGGGGAGTTTGGATTAG